One genomic segment of Vicia villosa cultivar HV-30 ecotype Madison, WI unplaced genomic scaffold, Vvil1.0 ctg.001163F_1_1, whole genome shotgun sequence includes these proteins:
- the LOC131633688 gene encoding uncharacterized mitochondrial protein AtMg00860-like, translated as MNDLLRPYLRKFILVFVDDILIYSANFEDHLTHLQVVFELLAKQAFFVKLSKCVFSAVQIEYQGHIISVGGVAPDLEKIKAIVDWPAPRSLSTLRGFLGLTGFYRRFVKSYATLAAPLTDLLRSTKFTWSIEAAQAFT; from the coding sequence ATGAATGACTTACTTCGCCCTTACTTAAGAAAATTTATACTTGTTTtcgttgatgatattttaatctaCAGTGCTAATTTTGAAGATCATCTAACACATTTGCAGGTTGTTTTTGAGTTGCTAGCTAAGCAAGCATTTTTTGTGAAGTTATCTAAGTGTGTTTTTTCCGCAGTTCAAATTGAGTACCAAGGACATATAATTTCAGTCGGAGGTGTTGCACCGGATTTAGAGAAAATTAAAGCCATTGTTGATTGGCCAGCACCGCGTTCACTCTCGACACTCCGCGGCTTTTTAGGTCTCACCGGGTTTTATCGCCGTTTTGTGAAAAGTTACGCCACTCTAGCCGCTCCCCTCACCGACTTGTTACGTTCCACTAAATTCACATGGAGTATAGAGGCTGCTCAGGCCTTTACATAG